A genomic region of Dickeya solani IPO 2222 contains the following coding sequences:
- the mgtA gene encoding magnesium-translocating P-type ATPase: MRFIRLTRQWLSQLGHHLPRRLFQRDLMPDGKLNVSQAMSDAMAARCLRLARLDEAALYQEFNSHPEGLLPAETEQARARHGDNRIPGEQAAPWWRHLWRCYRNPFNLLLTLLGLISYATEDLTAALVIALMVLISTLLNFIQEARSGKAADALKAMVSNKVTVLRSDAQTGYSDYQDIPLDQLVSGDIVKLAAGDMIPADLRILQARDLFISQASLTGESLPVEKVANSRQSEQAAALECDTLCFMGTNVVSGTALAMVIATGGNTWFGQLAGRVVQQPGEANAFQQGISRVSWLLIRFMLVMTPIVLLINGYTKGDWWEAALFALSVAVGLTPEMLPMIVTSTLAKGAVKLSRQKVIVKRLDAIQNFGAMDILCTDKTGTLTQDKIVLECHTDAFGNASQRVLRHAWLNSAYQTGLRNLLDQAVLEGIPPQEQQAALSRWRKVDEIPFDFERRRMSVVVAENDDEHWLICKGALEETLGACARVRHGEQLLSLDAPLLSRIRLLTDDLNRQGLRVVAVASKVVPADRQDYGRVDESDLILEGYIAFLDPPKESTAPALKALKDNGVTVKILTGDSELVAAKVCREVDIELTGVLTGRDIDALSDEQLAHAARDTTLFARLTPLHKERIVRLLRSEGHVVGFMGDGINDAPALRAADIGISVDSAVDIAREAADIILLEKSLMVLEEGVIEGRRTFVNMLKYIKMTASSNFGNVFSVLIASAFLPFLPMLPLHLLIQNLMYDISQIAIPFDNVDDDQVKKPQRWNAGDLGRFMVFFGPISSIFDVMTFALMWWFFHANTLEAQTLFQSGWFIEGLLSQTLIVHMIRTRRIPFIQSRPSWPVMVMTLLIMATGIGLVFSPLAGFLQLQALPLSYFPWLLAILSGYLLLTQAMKGFFARRYGWQ; encoded by the coding sequence ATGCGTTTTATTCGACTCACACGGCAATGGCTCTCACAGCTCGGCCATCATTTACCGCGCCGCCTGTTCCAGCGCGACCTCATGCCGGACGGCAAACTGAACGTCAGCCAGGCCATGAGCGACGCCATGGCGGCACGCTGTCTGCGGTTGGCACGCCTTGACGAAGCCGCTCTGTATCAGGAATTCAACAGCCATCCGGAAGGATTGCTGCCGGCTGAGACCGAGCAAGCGCGGGCGCGCCACGGCGATAACCGTATTCCCGGCGAGCAAGCGGCCCCTTGGTGGCGACACTTATGGCGCTGCTATCGCAACCCGTTCAACCTGCTGCTGACGTTGCTGGGCCTGATTTCTTACGCCACGGAGGACCTGACTGCCGCGCTGGTCATTGCCCTAATGGTGCTGATTTCCACCCTGCTTAATTTCATTCAGGAGGCGCGTTCCGGCAAAGCCGCCGATGCACTAAAAGCGATGGTCAGCAACAAGGTGACCGTGCTGCGCAGCGATGCCCAAACCGGCTACAGCGACTATCAGGATATCCCGCTGGATCAGCTGGTGTCGGGCGATATCGTCAAACTGGCGGCGGGCGACATGATCCCGGCCGACCTGCGTATCCTGCAGGCCCGCGATCTGTTCATCAGCCAGGCATCGCTGACCGGCGAATCGCTGCCGGTGGAAAAAGTGGCGAACAGCCGCCAGAGCGAGCAAGCGGCGGCGCTGGAATGCGACACGCTCTGCTTTATGGGCACCAACGTGGTCAGCGGCACCGCGCTGGCGATGGTGATTGCCACCGGCGGTAACACCTGGTTCGGCCAACTGGCCGGCCGCGTGGTGCAACAGCCCGGCGAAGCCAACGCCTTCCAGCAAGGCATCAGCCGCGTTAGCTGGCTGCTGATCCGTTTCATGCTGGTGATGACGCCGATAGTGTTGCTTATCAATGGCTACACCAAAGGCGACTGGTGGGAAGCCGCGCTGTTCGCCCTGTCGGTCGCCGTTGGTCTGACGCCTGAAATGCTGCCGATGATCGTCACCTCGACGCTGGCTAAAGGCGCGGTGAAGCTGTCGCGTCAGAAAGTGATCGTCAAACGGTTGGATGCCATCCAGAACTTCGGCGCTATGGATATCCTGTGCACCGACAAGACCGGCACGCTGACGCAGGATAAAATCGTACTGGAATGCCACACCGATGCGTTTGGCAACGCCAGCCAGCGGGTGCTGCGTCACGCCTGGCTGAACAGCGCTTACCAGACCGGGTTGCGCAATTTGCTGGATCAAGCGGTGCTGGAAGGAATCCCGCCGCAGGAACAACAGGCCGCCTTGTCCCGCTGGCGCAAAGTGGACGAAATCCCGTTTGATTTTGAACGCCGCCGCATGTCGGTGGTGGTAGCGGAAAACGATGACGAGCACTGGCTGATCTGTAAAGGCGCGCTGGAAGAAACCCTTGGCGCCTGCGCCCGGGTGCGTCACGGCGAGCAACTGTTGTCGCTGGACGCGCCCCTGCTGTCGCGCATCCGTCTGCTGACGGATGACCTTAACCGTCAGGGACTGCGCGTGGTGGCGGTGGCCAGCAAAGTGGTGCCCGCCGATCGTCAGGATTATGGCCGGGTGGATGAATCCGACCTGATTCTGGAAGGTTATATCGCCTTTCTCGATCCGCCGAAAGAGAGCACCGCGCCCGCGCTAAAAGCGCTGAAAGACAACGGCGTGACGGTGAAAATTCTCACCGGCGACAGCGAACTGGTGGCCGCCAAGGTATGCCGTGAAGTCGATATTGAACTGACCGGCGTCCTGACCGGCCGCGACATCGACGCCCTGAGCGATGAACAACTGGCGCATGCTGCCCGCGACACCACGCTGTTTGCCCGCCTGACGCCGCTGCACAAAGAACGGATTGTGCGCCTGCTGCGTTCGGAAGGCCATGTGGTCGGTTTCATGGGCGACGGCATCAATGACGCGCCGGCGTTGCGGGCGGCGGATATCGGTATTTCGGTGGATTCGGCGGTGGATATCGCCCGCGAAGCAGCGGATATCATCCTGCTGGAAAAAAGTCTGATGGTGCTGGAAGAAGGCGTCATCGAAGGTCGCCGTACCTTCGTCAACATGCTGAAATACATCAAGATGACCGCCAGTTCCAACTTCGGTAACGTCTTCAGCGTGCTGATCGCCAGCGCTTTCTTGCCGTTTCTGCCAATGCTGCCGCTGCATCTGTTGATCCAGAACCTGATGTACGATATTTCGCAGATCGCCATCCCGTTCGACAACGTAGACGACGATCAGGTCAAAAAACCACAGCGCTGGAATGCCGGCGATCTCGGGCGGTTTATGGTGTTCTTCGGCCCGATCAGCTCTATTTTCGACGTTATGACCTTCGCGCTGATGTGGTGGTTTTTCCACGCCAACACACTGGAAGCGCAAACGCTGTTCCAGTCCGGCTGGTTTATTGAAGGGCTGTTGTCGCAAACGCTGATTGTGCACATGATCCGCACCCGCCGCATCCCGTTCATCCAAAGCCGCCCGTCCTGGCCGGTGATGGTGATGACGTTGTTAATCATGGCGACCGGCATCGGGCTGGTGTTCTCGCCGCTGGCCGGCTTCCTGCAGTTGCAGGCGTTGCCATTAAGCTACTTCCCGTGGCTGCTGGCGATCCTGAGCGGTTATCTGCTGCTCACCCAGGCCATGAAAGGCTTCTTCGCCCGCCGCTACGGCTGGCAATAA
- the nrdR gene encoding transcriptional regulator NrdR, which produces MHCPFCAAVDTKVIDSRLVGEGSQVRRRRQCLVCNERFTTFEVAELVMPRVIKSNDVREPFNEDKLRSGMLKALEKRPVSSDDVEMAITHIKSQLRATGEREVTAKMVGNLVMDALRKLDKVAYIRFASVYRSFEDIREFGEEIARLQD; this is translated from the coding sequence ATGCATTGTCCTTTTTGTGCCGCAGTGGATACCAAAGTGATTGATTCTCGCCTGGTGGGGGAAGGTTCTCAGGTTCGTCGTCGCCGGCAGTGTCTGGTGTGCAACGAGCGCTTTACCACCTTTGAAGTGGCGGAGTTGGTGATGCCGCGCGTCATCAAGAGTAATGATGTGCGCGAGCCGTTCAATGAGGACAAACTGCGCAGCGGTATGCTGAAGGCGCTGGAAAAACGCCCGGTCAGCTCTGATGACGTGGAAATGGCCATCACTCACATCAAATCTCAGCTGCGCGCGACCGGCGAGCGGGAAGTGACCGCCAAAATGGTGGGCAATCTGGTGATGGATGCGCTGAGAAAGCTCGACAAGGTGGCTTACATTCGTTTTGCGTCGGTATACCGCAGTTTCGAAGATATCCGCGAGTTTGGCGAAGAGATCGCTCGTCTGCAGGATTAA